From one Perca flavescens isolate YP-PL-M2 chromosome 19, PFLA_1.0, whole genome shotgun sequence genomic stretch:
- the tnk1 gene encoding non-receptor tyrosine-protein kinase TNK1 → MLMDQETQWLYHLLAEVQLEKFYLRVRDGLNISRIEHFNYVKESDLEQIGISKPAQRRLWAALKSYKINSRGRPLMPKISGRGPDGGEQWSGGGPAQEGGSRALPCLIQDSELILGEKLGSGSFGVVKRGEWHAPTGRVLPVAVKSLRSSMSRQTDTLTDFLQEVTTMQSLDHPNIIRLYGVVLTQPLKMVTELAPLGSLYDTLRSRQYEYPLVRLWLFATQIAAGMDYLETRRFIHRDLAARNVLLASREMVKIGDFGLMRGLSQDKDHYVMSAHRRIPFAWCAPESLRVGSFSHSSDVWMFGITLWEMFTYCEEPWFSLSGKQILWRVEREGERLEKPPDCHQEMYNVMRKCWACNPADRPSFAQLITMVAESRPLEAQATRDFAESRKLALVANDLVTIIDHGLELCEWRGQNQRTLTVGWFPASFVVSLPLAATAGNSGPNPASSTPNISAPLKGSLQHYAHGDIKPERCWGTPENLDDSGSWRTVPAREKEGSNLQRMAGMSQSLESVLGGHRPRAHTVGAFAVDQQGRLMSPGMAACRVVMQQDPRRFSEASLVPPPRPPPPNLKRFNMKPRRPAIQPAPRTPWPPQVVLSPPAQTQPQPQHPPQQSIGGSNLAKMAHMARSTPQLDEYTDKRERDRERERVRYREKLSNVQSTKDSLTSQIMEAVHGVTIEEVQAALERNDWNPVRAEQQLKLEQMYSLSLCSREDCLKILSRYQWNLQLASRFLFRSTGERERPPASTERRV, encoded by the exons ATGCTGATGGACCAGGAAACTCAGTGGCTGTACCATCTCCTGGCCGAGGTCCAGTTGGAGAAGTTCTACCTGCGCGTCAGAGATGGCCTCAACATCAGCCGCATCGAGCACTTCAACTACGTCAAGGAGTCCGACCTGGAGCAGATAGGAATCAGCAAACCTG CACAAAGACGATTATGGGCAGCTCTGAAATCCTACAAGATTAATTCACGAGGACGGCCATTGATGCCCAAG ATCAGTGGTCGAGGTCCGGATGGAGGGGAGCAGTGGAGCGGAGGCGGCCCGGCTCAGGAGGGTGGTAGCCGGGCTCTTCCTTGTCTGATCCAGGACAGCGAGCTGATCCTGGGAGAGAAGCTGGGCTCCGGGTCCTTTGGGGTGGTGAAGAGGGGAGAGTGGCACGCACCTACTGGGAGAGTG TTGCCTGTAGCAGTAAAGTCACTAAGGAGCAGCATGTCCAGGCAGACGGACACACTGACAGACTTCCTCCAAGAGGTGACCACCATGCAGTCACTGGACCACCCCAACATCATCCGACTTTATGGTGTGGTGCTCACACAGCCCCTCAAGATG GTAACAGAGCTGGCCCCCTTGGGCTCACTATACGACACCCTGCGGTCGCGTCAGTATGAGTACCCTCTGGTCCGCCTCTGGCTCTTTGCTACCCAGATCGCAGCGGGTATGGACTACCTGGAGACCAGGAGGTTCATCCACAGGGACCTGGCTGCAAGAAACGTACTGCTGGCATCCAGGGAGATGGTGAAGATCGGGGACTTTGGGCTGATGAGAGGCCTGAGCCAAGACAAGGACCACTATGTGATGTCAGCACACAGAAGGATCCCGTTTGCATG GTGTGCTCCAGAGAGTCTTCGTGTCGGCTCTTTCTCCCATTCCTCAGATGTGTGGATGTTTGGTATCACCCTGTGGGAGATGTTCACCTACTGTGAGGAGCCCTGGTTCAGTCTGTCAGGCAAACAG ATTTTGTGGCGTGTGGAGCGGGAAGGTGAGCGTCTGGAGAAACCGCCGGATTGCCACCAAGAAATGTACAATGTCATGAGGAAGTGCTGGGCCTGCAACCCTGCTGACAGACCCAGCTTCGCCCAGCTCATCACAATGGTGGCAGAG TCTAGACCATTGGAGGCGCAAGCAACAAGAGACTTTGCCGAATCCAGAAAACTTGCACTGGTGGCCAACGACCTTGTGACCATCATAGACCATGG TCTGGAGCTGTGTGAGTGGAGGGGACAGAACCAGAGGACGCTGACAGTCGGCTGGTTTCCTGCGAGCTTTGTTGTGTCACTCCCTCTTGCTGCCACTGCTGGAAACTCCGGGCCCAACCCTGCTTCTTCCACCCCTAACATCTCAGCCCCGCTGAAGGGCAGCCTGCAACACTACGCGCACGGAGACATCAAACCTGAGCGCTGCTGGGGGACACCTGAGAACCTGGACGA CAGTGGCAGCTGGAGGACGGTGCCTGCCAGGGAGAAGGAGGGCTCCAATCTGCAAAGAATGGCAG GTATGTCTCAGAGCCTGGAGTCAGTTTTGGGCGGACACCGTCCCCGGGCTCACACAGTAGGGGCGTTCGCAGTGGATCAGCAGGGCAGACTCATGTCCCCTGGGATGGCAGCTTGTAGGGTAGTGATGCAGCAGGACCCACGCCGGTTCAGCGAGGCCAGTTTAGTCCCGCCTCCGCGGCCACCGCCACCCAACCTGAAACGCTTCAACATGAAACCAAGGAGGCCCGCAATCCAACCGGCCCCACGGACCCCATGGCCTCCACAGGTGGTCCTGTCCCCTCCAGCGCAGACACAGCCTCAACCCCAACACCCACCGCAGCAGAGCATCGGAGGCTCCAACCTGGCTAAAATGGCCCATATGGCACGCTCAACCCCGCAGCTGGACGAGTACACggataaaagagagagagatcgagAGAGGGAACGAGTCAGATATCGAGAGAAATTATCTAATGTGCAGAGCACGAAAGACAGTCTCACCTCACAG ATTATGGAGGCAGTTCATGGAGTGACCATTGAAGAGGTTCAGGCTGCACTTGAACGAAATGACTGGAACCCAGTGCGAGCTGAACAACAACTCAAG TTGGAGCAGATGTACTCGCTGAGCCTCTGCTCCAGAGAGGACTGTCTGAAGATCCTCTCCAGATACCAGTGGAACCTGCAGCTGGCCAGCCGCTTCCTGTTCCGATCGACTGGCGAGAGGGAGCGACCTCCAGCTAGCACAGAAAGACGAGTCTGA